A region of the Cyprinus carpio isolate SPL01 chromosome A14, ASM1834038v1, whole genome shotgun sequence genome:
TTTAGTAATTAAGAGTAACAGTGAGTGATGATGTTCTTCAAAAaacacaactaataataataattagtatatgAATTGAAATGACATGGAGCATAGTATGTACATATGATGATTTCTGTAACAAATCATTGCATAATTTTAGGGTTAATTCTacatctggaaaaaaaagtattttgaccCATAATTTGGGTCTGATCAAGAAAATAACATCTAGTCAGTCAGGTTATGCAggttaacattaaatttaatattttaattaaaatagagaAACATATTGCAAACTGTATTACAATACTCCTCGACAACAGGTCATTGAAATCAATGGAACAGTCACCATAATGTGTTCAAAATGTTCACCGCAGAAGAAAATGACATCACGTGATGCTTTTTTAGTTTTGAGGGGGCTGTTTATTTAGTAACAGTTGATCAATTTAAACTCAATCTATTTTTTAGTTATaataagttatatttatatttataagtcTAATGTGAATTAATAATAAGCTATTTATATtgtagaaataaatgaaatatagatACTCTTgaccttataattttttttaatcattattttgaacACAAGACTCATCAGGTCAAAAAGTGGACACTGCAAAAACAAATTTCGGGGCAAGTAAACCGAAACCCAGTGTGCACTAAATATATGCGTGAGATTATAGCATGCATTGTCTTAATGGATGAAATATGATATTTCAGAAGAAAATtgttaggaaaaaatatataattatcatcaATGGACAAGAAAATGAACTGAATGCTAGTTATAAACTGAGGGTTAGGTctgactgcttttttttttgtgtgtgtttggaccACAAGAGGGCGCAACCTTCACTAAAAGGGTGTTAACCGTTAGTCTGCAGGAAATGAGGCAACCAGGCCCTCCCTTTAAATCTCAGTCTGCCTTTCACCAGTTTCCATTAAAAGCCAAATCCTGAAAATGCCTTCTGTGATGCCATCCGGTATATTTTTGGAAGAAATGCCACCCATTTTCATGAGTCATTACGTGGCACATGTATTTAGCAAATGCTAAAATGGCAAGATGAGACAGGAAAGAACAACAATCATAAGCAAAACACCCACCCTCCAGAAGTCCCCAGTTGATGTCTTGATTCTCGGGTTTGGTCAGCGCTGGGTACTTGTTGAAGAGATTGGCCACAAAGGCCAAGTTGAGTTTAGGGTTGCCAGACACGACGTCAGTAGACGTGACAAACTGTCTGCATCCCAGCCTGTCTGCCTGCAGCAGCATACACTCGGCTCTCTTCAGGTCATCTTTCTCCTGCAGAACACACACCAGGACAAACTGAGACGCTTGCCAAATACAATTCACTGCATTCAGCTGCTGCCAAATTAACTAATCTCCCCCTCTCTACTTCAATGAGTCCGATTTGCTTAAGCCACAGATGCAAAACATTCATCTTTTCTGTCCCATGGGTCGGTGAAAAAATAAGAGACAAATCAAATCTAATGTAAACACTTAAGAGAAATGGCACAGATGACGAAGTACGTGGACATTACTTGAGCCAGATTCATTTGGCACCTGCATGAACTTCAGAATCAGTTAAATGTGTAATAGTGCAGAACTCCAATCAAAATGATGTCACGTACAAAAAGGGTTCGTGACAAACTATAGTGAGCTGCTCAAATCAATCAACGATAAGACAAGCAATGAGCAGCTGCCTTATATGCTGAAGagatacttatataatatatatatatatatatatatatatatatatatatatatatatatatatatatatatatatatatatatatatatatatatattataatgagcagctgCCTTATATGCTGAAgagatacttatatatatatatatatttatttatttatttatttattttgtggctttaaacattttgaaagcataagtttttgtaaaaaatggagtaaataaactttaaaagtttggggtcagtattttttttttatgtttttatcgaaattcatatttttattcagcaaaggcacattaatcaaaagtaacagtaaagattttcactgctacaaaaaaagaaattcaaataaatgctgttcttttaaactttttatttattaaagaatcctgaaaactaTACATcacagttaaaaaatatatataatatatgataataaaaaaactgataataatcagcatattagaatgatttctgaaagatcatcttacatatattcaaacagaaaacatttcttttaaattgtaataatatttcataataattttttttttttttttttttcatcagataaatgcagtgtgtgtgaggaggagagtttttatttttatatattttaaaatctaaacttattatgcatttttttttttttttgtgtgtatatatagatatgagATTGTTTGAAACAGAATGCCAGACATGGAGGTTCAAGCACTGAAAGGAAACATTATTTGTGGTGTTGTGCTCACACTAGCACAACACGACGGCAGCAGAAAGCTGAAACAGTGGCTGATGTTGATGATGAAGTGACCCTGACTGTGTCCCAGCGCTACAGCAGCTGCCGGCCGAACCACAGCCACCTCATTCAGCACACAGTCAATAACAGCTGCTCCGGCCTGTGTGTGGGGTTAAATACACTCACACGAGTCACCCGGCACTCAATCATCAGACCTCTGTCTGTTTAGACGCTGCTGGGAAATGGGCAATGTTGTTATTGTCCCAAACCAGTGAATGACTTGAATCATGGCGTACTGGGGGTGGAATGTGGCATCCGCAGTGTTGTGACTGCCACGGGCCACAGACTGGAACACAATGTGCAATAAACAGTGGCTTTCTGCTGATTTTAACAAAGTTCCGACTGGAATTCACTATCGTTTGGGAAAACACATCCTGCTTAGAAACCACAGCTTTTGATTTCAGCATTGATTATAACAATCAATCCCAAGTTTGCATACACTTTCACCCTCTCTTGCCGAGTTTAGACCCCCAGAGACACACTTGTGTTTGAACTGCTGATGCTTCTCCAAAAAGCAGGAAGCTCCCAGTCAGAGGCTTTCAGGAAGTCCCCAGTGTGTCTCAACACACATCTGAGATGAATTGCCTCCGTCCTGACTTACAATGAGCTGCTACACAGTGACTGAAGCTCTGATCTTCTGAcacaaaccttttttatttatgtttggttTATGGTTTATGACACAGAAACGCACAGTGAATGATGTTAATTTTGTAAGTGTATCATTTGAACTCACGCTGAAGCCTGACATGTCAATGTCAATACGATCTTCACCCTCCTTCTGACCTTTTGGTGCGATCTGGTTGAGCAGGTGGAAATAAGCCCTCGAGTCCTGCAAGagtgagaagagaaaaaaaacttttaatgaacGTAGTGTAATGCTGCCTTCAAGTCCTGTCTGTAGGATTGTATTCATGTATTCACACACCATAGTGGCATAATCACAGGATCTGTTGTGCCACTGCGTTCAACAGAAAACcatgtttacttatttttgttttaaaagctgaaataaaacaattattgattATCAGACTATAAAATCATCAGTTTCAGTCATTAAAAATGATGCTAATCTCTCCAAAAGTCTGGTGGgagtttttcagcaaagttttgatcatttagaggccttagataTTTGCAGGCTTTATGGGTTTAAAGAATCATGTCATAAGGTGGTATTAATCATATTTAAGTTTTCATTGTGAAAATTGCTGGTGCAACTTAGTTTCTATGCATTTTGTGCTCTGTTGTtgaagaataaacaataaaagcttGCCAAAAACACTATGAGGCAACAGGCTTGTGTGACTGCATTTCTATAAAGGTCCAACACCAATATCACAAAGGACTTGAAGGCAGCAGAATACAGttacattgtaaattatatttagatgATGCACAATCCAGAGATATCTGTGAAAATATCAGAAAAGCACAATCATGCATGAATTCCGAAGGACATGAAGGTGGTAGATGTGACTgaataaaaccaaacaacaacaaaaatgcataCACTGTAACTGATGTAGCAGTACATTTGGAAAAGTACCTTTACACAGTTTGAAAAATCTGTTAACTGCAGCATAGAGGGAGATAGAGACAGATGTTAGTTAAATCATTCAGTAGAGATCAGATTCACCAAATCTCTTTTCTATGAGAATGAACGAGTCAAGTGGGCACTCGGGTCACACACCTTTCATTAGACACTAAATGAGCTCTCGCATATTTTACAAGATTCATGTCATCCCAGAGCATTTGAAAGTCAAAGTAACTGCCCTTACACTGCCTTTATGAAACAGAAAATGAAGTTAGCTGTTATGTAAATTCTAATTTGGATAAGTTCGGCAACATGTCTCCATTCATTCGAGGCTGAGAATTATTTCACCTTTAAAAGGAAAGCTAAAGTAAATCTATCATCTAACCATTAGCTCAAGAGATTTATTATATGCAAAGCATCTATGTAAAACTTCCCATTTTACATTCACACACGATTTacgctattaaaaaaaaacaacttttttttttcaggtacatGTCATTTGATATCTGTATATATGCTGTATTAGTACAGTATATCTCATTTAAAGTCATTCTTaactacatgtacacattttcTGAGTGTGGGAAAATCTCCCTTTCACAATGCTAGGGTGCTGATGTTCTGATGTTCTGAAGTCAAAAGAGTCCACCCACTCTCAAGGTCCTATAATATTGtgttctctcgctctctctctctctctccatataaACTTATAAATGTACAATCAGTGTGTAGGaactatattattttgttttcttgatttCGTATGGGGTTGTGTGGTAGTTTAACATTTTAGTGATTTTGGGCTGATTAGTGAGgagattttttgttaaatttgtgaatatttattacATCAAAAGTGGATACCGTTTGTCTTTCTTAtccaacacacctgattcagatcatcagcttatTAGGGAACAGCTCTATGAGATCAACTGAGTGCGTCAGATACGAGAAACATACGAAATGTGCAGAGCGGTGGGTCACCAGGACCAGAATGAAGAACCACTGCTGTTTAATACAAAGACTAATTTTAAGTATAAGCAAAATAATAGTGACTGCCTTAAACACCATTCAAAAAAAACAGGACTGTATCGGAAATATTCACTAAAATTTGACCAagaaaattacttattttttctttatataaatatattttgtatgtttattaagGGTAAAAGACATTTTAGTCTTTCATTTAAAGTGAACATGGCATCAACACACTGATGTGCACATAAATTTaaagtcaaatattttaaattaatttttttgaagtttttatgaagcttttttttctgaaatacatCACGTTAAGAATCTAGAATGTAGTTTCATGTAGTCTGTATAAAAGATATCTGACAACTGGTGTCTTTGTTGTCAGGAGTgaaatgtgtgtgagagtgtacaTGTGATGCAAAAGAAACATTGTGAACTTTAACATCCATTACATGACAATAATACATCTGTACAGACTGAAGTTATTTCAATAAGCaggaaatcatttttatatcaaCGATCTTGATAAGAGAATAAAAGCCCTCATGTGAGAGTGGTACTATGCATTTAAAACTTTACCGTAGGATCTCCAACAACAGATTTCATATCttactaaactaaataaatataaaagatatgcTGGACTACTACCACAATTATCATGCTCAATATCCTCATGAAAACATTAGGAGAGACAGAGATCTGATACTTTATTAGCATGCAGACACAAAAGCAGatcacagtaaacaaacacattacGACTGACCTTAATATCATGGCTGAAGTTGTTGATCTTGCTCCAGCCGGCATTCTCCAGGTGGAAGTTGGCCCAGCGAAGCAACAGTTCCTCTGGAGACAGTTTCATCAGATCCTCGAGTGTCTCTCCATCCCTCAACAGTGCAGCCAGAGCTGAAAAAAGACCATGTGTATTGTGTATCCAGaatgctgtgtgttgtgtgttcactgtttattgtgtgttttattttttgaaatttttttaaaaagtgtatgttTTTGCATTTGCCGAGCACTGATAATTTTACAATTTCTGTTGTGTTTCAGAAAGTCAATTCACTTAAATTCAAATTGACCAGGCTCTTTCCATGACCTCAAAGTGCACCACAACTCAATTGTTAATGTTTACTGTATTGCCCATACTTTTCCCACCACATTCAAGTAGGCAAAGTTAAACTCACAACTTTAAAAACTCTACACTAGCAGAAAATTACAGACCAGCTTCAGTTTTTTGTTCATatgaaaatcctttttttttcaaccaggTCTCTTCTTTCCTTTCACAGATCAAACAAACAACTGGAGTACCTCAGGGTTCGGTGTTGGTccctttcttttcttcatttacaCAGTGTTGCTGGTACTTACCATCCAGTCACATGGATTTTTCTGCTACTGTTACACTAAGGACATGCATATCTACTAAATACTTGCATGGATCTCAGCTTGGCTGACAAACTTTGGCCTGGATGAAGGAACACCCCCTAGCTACAATAATCTCTTTTTAGCAAGGCCCATCAATAATAACCCCATTTTAGACTAGATTTAGATTAGGCTATGTCCTTCTAGCTATTCtccctgctcacacacacaaacctctgcAAATGATCCAGAACACAGCCACATGTTTATGGGCTTTTAACCCAATGAGAATACAGAAGACAGCGCATTTGTCTCACTTTTACTGGTTGATGGTTGTTGCCTGCAGTTCAAGGCACTGATGCTTGTATACAGAACCATCAGTGGATCTATAAATGCCAAGCCAAggcaattatattttttgtttatcatttgtcATCCAAGTCCTGCTTTGTGACTAATCATTCCTGGCAGTCTGTCAGATGAAAagcaattttatataataatataaatgtttattgactGCTAGGCGACTCTCTCTGTTAAGGCACAGGGCCTCTGGGACAGGCCTAAACTCCCTTAGGTTTAATTTGGGAGAAAACAAACTGTTCAGTCCAGTAATGAGGTCAGATATAAGAGCAAGTCTGCCACAACAGTCAATTCAGTCAGTTGGGTTATCGTTTAACTTCTTTAAATGAGAGCTTTATCTGTTTGTCAGGATTCCTGGATGTTGTTATCAGCCATGACAATGCCAGCACTATTTGGACAATATGTGCAACCGTATTTGTGTAACACATACCCTCATTTCTGCTCAGCTCAATGTCAGCAAACAGACCAATTTTGATGATCTGCCACAGCAGGCCCAAAACCAGATGAGGTTTGCCTTCCCGAAGGTCCAGAGCCCCGATGTTGACCACATGACAGCCAATGGCAGAGGCCGAGTTAAGAGCCAGGTTAAGATTCTCCTGCAAGACAGAAGCAATGACCTCTGTTAGCTTCAAATCTAACACATATGTGATTCGAAACAAAAGGACTAAAACCATGCAAGTGTTTTGAAGTCATATTTCAAAGAATAATCTTAGAACAGAGATGGAGCCaaaacagaaagaagaagaaaaaaaacaaaacagaaccaaACCTGTATTGTGAATGGTGTTAGTTTCTTCTTGTTGATGGTTCTCTCATCAATAGTATCAGGTACTGACAGGTTGATCATTTTACTAAAAGGAAACAAAGGCACATGCATTTAGGAGGgttcttaatataaaataaaatcacagataAGACGTTAAGGAGTGAATTTTACTTACCACAGCACAACACCATCACCTACAGCCTTGAAGAGATCATCTGTATTGGGATTCATGGGCAACACATGTTTACAGTCAGGGTCCTGTTCCAGCGCTGTGTTGATCCAGTTCACGAAAGCAAACCTTTCCTCCTCTGGACAAAGACACAGAAAACAAGATTGCATACCATTAATATAGATATGCATATGGCAATCCATGCAAAGACCACATTTGGTCTTTTTGGTCTTTACCTCGGCCAGTGGGAAGTGCGGTGTATATGTTATTATATCAAAAGGAAGCAGGGGTTTGTTTGATCCACTGAAAGTGATGCATTTTTACCTGAGAAGGAGTGCTGTGTGCCTGCACTGGAGAGCTCAGACGTGCCGCCGATAGCCAAGATACCCTCCTTCCTGTTGATGGCCTTCCGGAAGCTCTTTGCAATGTCACTGCTCTTTAGCTCTTGAAAGATCTGTGCAGACACAAGGGaccataatattatttataaagtcaTGCTGAAATGCTCAGATACATGAACTGTAACTGTTCAGCACCCAGAGAGGTAACTATTAACTCAGTTTACTTGTCTGAAACTACTTtgcataataaaacaacaaaaataataataataaaaaaaaatgttctccttgatatttttaataggatacactttatttcgatagtccacttcagacattctactaactactGTATAAGTAGCTACTACTGTACGTCAGCTaactctcattaatttgcaactacacaCCAACTGGctttcattagagtattagtagacttgGGTCAGGTTTAGCAGAACAAGTTGACTTAAAGTTACTTAGAAATCTGTTGGGAGCCATCAaaaaagtgttagcagatattaagcagacaatATTGCTCTAATGACTGCTGGCTgtcatgtagttgcaaagttacttatggTTAGTAGAATGTCAAAAGcatactatcaaaataaagtgtaacctttcATTGTGTAAAATCTGTCCCTTGACGCCATGCTATGTTGTAAAATAGTCACTGCACAGTGTGTCATGCCTAACAACAGCAACTTTTAGCCTGGGACTTTAGAATTGACTCATGCACCTTATTGCTTTAATACACAGTAACCAATTGATCCACACATGAAGAAGAAAATATGCATTACTATTTGAAAAATACACAAGCATACATGTGGTCAAACATACACAAGGTCTTTGAAACTAAACAGATGCACATATCTTCTGACGTGTGGCAAGTGTGGGTAATTAAAGCATGACTGTCTGTGCCAAGTGGAAGATCTAGTGAACGGAGGCTGCTAGCAGCTGCTCATAACCTCCTCGCAGCAGTGCAAACAAACACAGGGCTGTTCAACAGGATGACACGCCGTTTACAGAAAGCATCAACAgcagttttaatattatatatccaCAAGTACTGAGTGCAAAAGCGTCTCATTAtagtaattatgattttttttatctttttgagagaagtctcttatgctcaccaagactgaaatcattctaatatgctgatttgctgctcaagaaacatttcttcttattatcagttaaaaacagtttttgctgcttcatatttttgtggaaactgtgatacactgccattcaaaagtctggtAAGACTAAAGAaaatggcagtaaagacatttgtaatgctacaaaagatttctatttcaaataaatgccattctttttattcatcagataatcctgaaataaaaatgtatcagggTTTCCATAAAATCATTAGGCGGAACAtacaaatcataatcataattgttCCCAACTTTTGACCGGTAGAGTTAGTTTTTGGAGATTTTTGGCCTATTGTTTTATCTTATGATCTTGTAGATATTCTGCagatctaatctaatctaataaacaAAGTATTTTGAGGCACCATAACAACATTTGATACTAATTATTTGTATTCCATCATTCTTTTCCATCATAACGCTGATTACTAAAAATGATGCAATGGTGAAATGCCATCTGCATTCAGCTCTGAAACTCTAATCTCAATGTACAGTGCATTATCTGTTTATGCTGAAAGCTACTGCTGATTAAGCAAATCAGGGATTAAAAGCTGTAAATGGTGCCTTCTGAACAATTTGTTGGGTTTCAAATTCAGGTTCAACTAAACAACCTTACATAGCATCCTTACTAACTTACTAATTCTGACTAATTCATTAATCATGCAGAAACCTTTCCACTTTAACCATTCAACTGTTTTCTAAAAGATGTAACTTGCATTCACCCAATGAAATCTCATGCGTGCACAGCACAATATCTCAACAGTGTATGTGATCatgtcattgctttttttttttttcgtacaacAATAACATTTGATTTTCAAACTTTAACTCTATAGACAGAACAAAGCATTGAAACACTGGGCTCAATTTTATTATCCAAAGCATCACAAGGAAAACTGAGAATTGAGATTTTTGTGTGTAGCAAGTCTTTAGCATAGTTTGGATGTGTATGTAGATATACATCCTATATGTAGGATGTagatgcataattttttttagatattaaggAATGAATATGTCCTGCATCCATAAGGAACAGAACGGTTTGCAGACACTTACAGACACAAACTCATCAAAGCTGATCTTGTTGTCCTTGTCTTTGTCACCCTCTTCCATCAGTTTCTGGATGATCTCTCGGACTTTGTACCCCGGCAGGGGCAGATTGGCCTCTTTGAACAGGTCGTGGAGCTCATAGTCAAAGATGAAGCCATTGCCGTTCAAATCTAtggagaaaaatgaaaatgagtggTTTAGTGTCAACATCTTGCATCTTCCCAACAAGTGCAAAACGTTTTGGTTGCAACTGGGTTACGTTGCAGTTCAACAGCTTAAAAAAGTTATGAAACCTcaactacaaagaaaaaaaaaaagttaggaaaTGCAGTTTAAATAGTTTGACGAGTAAAAACGATCAGCGACAAACTCtgagaaaattaagaaaaacagcattttattgcatatgtgcatgcaaaataaaacattttggaaatatGAAAACATCTCATGGGTACGTTTTAAGCAGCTTCAAAACATCAACATAACATATCAAAACAAATACATCTATACACTAAAATgaaacattgcaaaaacaatgaaaatgtttatatttatagaatttatgcTTATGACTAAAACACATGCCACATTTTAATGAGTAACAGTTCAGGCTAAACACATTTTACTGAGCTGAACTTCAAGTAATGCATTCTGGTATTATCCATAAAAGAGACACGGCCTTAGATTCTGGCCAGAACAAGGTCTCTTGCCATTTGCCAAATATGTGGAAGTAGAGAGAATGCCTGTTTTGCTAATAGCTGGCTACAGTAGGCAGGCCACTGCATTTGAATCAGAGCTGTTGTGTTATAGGGTCTATCTAATAAATGCTATCTGAAATACTAAAACAGatcaaacaacattaaaataaccaACAGGAACTGTCAGCCACTGGGGTTTTTCTAGTATGTGCATTATAACCATGACACTGGCAACAGTTCATGCCTCAATTTTCTGCCCAGCCTGCTGGTGAAATCAGATAAATGGGAAAATGTAGTCTGAAGCACATTCCTATCAAGGACCATGAAAAACATCCAAATCCAAATTCCACAAACTGCATATACTCTACACTCTTAAATGCATTGCTTATTGTAAATCTACTGACATACTATATTGATTCTCTACTGATGCAACACTATGCAACACTCAAACTCAGTCGCTGATATGGATGTTCCAGGCATTTCAAAACCACTTTGACAAAATCCACTTCTGAAGTACCTTAAGAGCTcatgtgagtgtatatatatatgttcaagaAACCTCTGCTAAGAGCATCAGCCAGCATTGAATAGATAGCTGCtcacagtcatttttatttttgagttttggtGAAATGGACATTCAATAGAGAACTGAAATCTCgggttttattaaaaacatcttcacTGACATTTTTAAGATCAATGGGAATGACATGAAGTAAATGatgatatattttcatttttggatgaactaacacTTGGCTAACTTGGTAACTGACTTGGTAAAAGCACCAAATTCTGCAGCTGACAATCTCATAGTTCAAAATACGGCAAATACTCACAGTACATGC
Encoded here:
- the LOC109079907 gene encoding plastin-3-like, translated to MAGKISKDELEELREAFGKVDLNGNGFIFDYELHDLFKEANLPLPGYKVREIIQKLMEEGDKDKDNKISFDEFVSIFQELKSSDIAKSFRKAINRKEGILAIGGTSELSSAGTQHSFSEEERFAFVNWINTALEQDPDCKHVLPMNPNTDDLFKAVGDGVVLCKMINLSVPDTIDERTINKKKLTPFTIQENLNLALNSASAIGCHVVNIGALDLREGKPHLVLGLLWQIIKIGLFADIELSRNEALAALLRDGETLEDLMKLSPEELLLRWANFHLENAGWSKINNFSHDIKDSRAYFHLLNQIAPKGQKEGEDRIDIDMSGFSEKDDLKRAECMLLQADRLGCRQFVTSTDVVSGNPKLNLAFVANLFNKYPALTKPENQDINWGLLEGETREERTFRNWMNSLGVNPHVNHLYGDLQDALVILQLYEKIKVPVDWNNKVNKPPYPKLGANMKKRYKNCNYAVELGKTKANFSLVGIGGQDLNDGNPTLTLALVWQLMRRYTLNVLEGLGDGQKVNDDIIVNWVNKTLAGAGKSSKISSFKDKEISSSLAVLDLIDAIQPGCVHYDLVKRGSLSDEDKLDNAKYAVSMARKIGARVYALPDDLVEVKPKMVMTVFACLMGRGMKRA